From a region of the Methylomonas rapida genome:
- a CDS encoding peroxiredoxin has protein sequence MNKQNLLLALAIANLSFPVFAILPEGHPAPPIEAQASFAGKDFKYSLQAELKKGPVVVYFYPSAYTNGCNIQAHSFAVNHAKFADAGATIVGVSLDDIQRLNEFSADPDFCAGKFPVASDADGRIAKSYDLAVRDPAPGKTDSRGVEIKHGFAERTTFVVTPDGKIAATLGGLRPEENVAKSLEIVQQLAAKRQSQ, from the coding sequence ATGAACAAACAAAACCTGTTGTTGGCGCTGGCCATTGCCAATTTGAGCTTTCCAGTTTTCGCCATTCTGCCGGAAGGGCATCCAGCCCCGCCCATCGAGGCGCAGGCTTCGTTTGCCGGCAAGGACTTTAAATATTCGTTACAGGCGGAGTTAAAGAAGGGGCCGGTAGTCGTGTATTTCTATCCTTCGGCCTATACGAACGGTTGCAACATTCAGGCACATAGTTTCGCGGTCAATCACGCTAAATTTGCGGACGCTGGCGCCACTATCGTAGGGGTTTCGCTGGACGACATCCAGCGGTTGAACGAATTTTCGGCCGATCCGGATTTTTGCGCCGGCAAGTTTCCGGTGGCTTCCGACGCCGATGGACGTATCGCCAAATCTTATGATCTGGCCGTACGTGATCCTGCGCCCGGTAAGACCGACAGTCGCGGCGTTGAAATCAAGCATGGTTTTGCCGAGCGCACGACTTTCGTCGTGACGCCGGACGGCAAAATCGCGGCAACGCTGGGTGGACTGCGGCCCGAGGAAAACGTCGCCAAGTCCCTGGAAATCGTGCAACAGCTGGCTGCCAAGCGACAGTCCCAATAA
- a CDS encoding c-type cytochrome — translation MTSTGRAAESLNGNVVKGGDVAIGAQLSEAERCQECHGKDGISGDARFPSHAGQHAGYLIKQLQAFRSGERQHHIMNRMAEDLSDRDMADIAAYFAGLPRMRGQSLRSDPAIARLFAMGDGARGLKACAECHGEAGQGKVEPDKVYPRLGGQRRVYLRGQLAAWKLGIRRNSPDDVMNEAAKRLTDDEIEALADYLEGL, via the coding sequence GTGACGTCAACGGGGCGCGCGGCCGAGAGCCTGAATGGCAATGTGGTCAAGGGCGGTGACGTAGCCATTGGCGCGCAACTCTCGGAAGCGGAACGTTGCCAGGAATGCCATGGCAAGGATGGTATCAGCGGCGATGCGCGCTTTCCCAGTCATGCCGGACAGCATGCGGGCTATTTGATCAAGCAATTGCAGGCATTCCGTTCCGGCGAGCGCCAGCATCACATAATGAACCGCATGGCCGAAGATTTAAGCGATCGAGATATGGCAGACATTGCGGCTTATTTTGCCGGGTTACCGCGTATGCGTGGTCAGAGTTTAAGGAGCGATCCGGCGATTGCACGACTATTCGCGATGGGTGACGGGGCGCGTGGACTGAAGGCCTGTGCGGAATGTCATGGCGAAGCAGGGCAAGGCAAGGTCGAGCCGGATAAGGTGTATCCCCGCCTCGGCGGTCAACGCAGAGTTTATTTGCGTGGGCAATTGGCCGCCTGGAAGCTCGGGATACGGCGCAATAGTCCAGATGACGTTATGAATGAAGCCGCCAAACGTTTGACCGACGATGAGATAGAGGCCTTGGCGGATTACCTGGAAGGTCTTTGA
- a CDS encoding PepSY domain-containing protein produces the protein MKNTVNWLLYETHRWLGIVLALFMFVWFGTGLVIMYAKPMASGLAEQWSHSERLAPEQGWLSLGDVWARNPTTLGTDNAGKSGEKIPLSIADARLVRRAGQPLWLIEDTRGKQHAWSALDGSPQTIGREQALAIVQQWLEHEEGDAPAELTYLESLDKTSLLRNRDAYAPFHRVADTRGRHWLISARTGDVLHASTRLDRALFYAGNWLHLFKPLEDLGLGHIRHDVQLWSGLGATIACFTGLIIGWLRWRPGWGGKPTYSQGRTQPYRESWAKWHFWSGLLGGGLSLAWAFSGVVDTNPGKVFSEPNPDKVQLARYLGDRLPDAMMDWRPSAAVIKADADVVELNWRRLGDKAVLLSHERTGKRDIYPFDDQRYFGEADLRAAAVRMGDGQQVSVIDWLEMYDDYYYPRHHQDAVDKPLPVLKVELADPAGTRYYLDPKDGKVLLQADNSRRVFRWLYSALHHWDFAWLYYRPAWDVWMLTWVGFGVVLGASSLVIGWRRLKKTFAPKRKRVIAGTKVPEPRLVVETASD, from the coding sequence ATGAAAAATACCGTCAACTGGTTGTTATATGAAACCCATCGCTGGCTGGGCATCGTGCTGGCGTTGTTCATGTTCGTCTGGTTCGGCACGGGCTTGGTGATCATGTACGCCAAACCCATGGCTAGCGGTTTGGCTGAGCAATGGTCGCACTCCGAGCGACTGGCCCCTGAGCAGGGCTGGCTGAGCCTAGGGGACGTTTGGGCGCGTAATCCGACGACTTTGGGTACGGATAATGCCGGGAAGTCTGGCGAGAAAATACCTTTGAGCATAGCCGATGCCCGCCTGGTTCGGCGTGCGGGGCAGCCGCTTTGGCTGATCGAGGATACGCGCGGTAAACAGCACGCTTGGTCAGCGTTGGATGGTAGCCCGCAAACCATTGGCCGCGAGCAGGCGTTGGCTATCGTGCAACAATGGCTTGAGCACGAGGAGGGCGATGCGCCGGCGGAATTGACGTATCTGGAATCGCTGGACAAAACCTCGCTATTGCGTAATCGAGATGCCTACGCGCCATTTCACCGCGTGGCCGATACGCGTGGTCGGCACTGGCTGATTTCCGCCCGCACCGGGGATGTGTTGCATGCATCGACGCGCCTGGATCGAGCTTTGTTCTACGCCGGTAATTGGCTGCATTTATTCAAGCCGCTGGAAGACCTGGGCTTGGGGCATATCAGACACGATGTGCAGCTTTGGTCTGGATTAGGCGCGACGATAGCCTGCTTCACCGGCTTGATCATCGGCTGGCTGCGCTGGCGGCCCGGCTGGGGCGGCAAGCCGACTTATTCGCAAGGACGCACGCAACCCTATCGGGAAAGTTGGGCCAAGTGGCATTTCTGGAGCGGCTTACTAGGGGGAGGTTTGTCTCTGGCTTGGGCCTTCAGCGGTGTGGTCGATACCAATCCCGGCAAGGTTTTTTCCGAACCGAACCCGGATAAAGTCCAATTGGCCCGCTATTTGGGCGACCGATTGCCGGACGCGATGATGGACTGGCGACCTTCTGCCGCCGTTATCAAAGCGGATGCCGATGTAGTCGAGTTGAATTGGCGGCGTTTGGGCGATAAAGCCGTTCTGTTGAGTCATGAGCGAACTGGGAAACGTGACATATATCCATTCGACGATCAACGTTATTTCGGCGAAGCCGATTTGCGCGCCGCGGCCGTCCGCATGGGGGACGGCCAACAGGTTTCGGTGATCGACTGGCTGGAAATGTACGACGACTATTACTACCCTCGCCACCATCAAGACGCCGTCGATAAGCCGTTGCCGGTATTGAAAGTGGAACTGGCCGATCCGGCTGGCACTCGGTATTACCTCGATCCGAAAGACGGCAAGGTTTTGTTGCAAGCCGACAACAGCAGACGAGTATTCCGCTGGCTGTACTCCGCGCTTCATCATTGGGATTTTGCTTGGCTGTATTACCGTCCGGCATGGGATGTCTGGATGTTGACTTGGGTCGGTTTTGGCGTCGTGCTGGGTGCTAGCTCTTTAGTGATTGGCTGGCGACGCCTCAAGAAAACCTTTGCCCCGAAAAGGAAACGCGTAATTGCTGGGACGAAAGTTCCGGAGCCCAGATTGGTGGTCGAAACGGCCAGTGATTGA
- a CDS encoding Sec-independent protein translocase subunit TatA yields the protein MGISLPHLMVVLAIVILLFGTKRLKNLGSDLGGAINGFRKAVKDAEQTEFSLDPRTEALDVASLDRKQSDC from the coding sequence ATGGGTATCAGTCTGCCGCATCTAATGGTGGTATTGGCTATCGTCATTTTACTTTTCGGCACCAAACGCTTGAAAAACCTGGGCTCCGATTTGGGTGGGGCTATCAATGGCTTTCGCAAGGCGGTGAAAGATGCCGAGCAAACCGAGTTTTCGCTTGACCCGCGGACAGAGGCATTGGATGTTGCCTCACTCGATCGCAAACAATCCGACTGCTGA
- the tatB gene encoding Sec-independent protein translocase protein TatB: protein MFEVGFSELLMIGTVALLVIGPEKLPKIARLTGFWLGKARSTVAGIKAEIRQEIYADDLRLQTLAAELRRGVADSATALGDIEAAMDAIGQEKGGGDLAEEVFETQMEPTGR from the coding sequence ATGTTCGAGGTCGGATTCTCGGAATTATTGATGATAGGTACGGTGGCATTACTGGTCATCGGGCCGGAAAAATTACCGAAAATTGCACGTCTTACCGGTTTTTGGCTAGGCAAGGCCCGCAGCACGGTGGCCGGCATCAAGGCCGAGATTCGACAGGAGATTTATGCCGACGATCTGCGCCTGCAAACGTTAGCCGCCGAGTTGCGGCGAGGTGTCGCCGATAGCGCAACCGCCCTTGGCGATATCGAAGCGGCGATGGATGCCATTGGCCAAGAAAAGGGGGGGGGCGATTTGGCGGAGGAGGTTTTCGAAACACAGATGGAACCAACCGGAAGATAG
- a CDS encoding efflux RND transporter permease subunit — protein sequence MWIVQIALRRPYTFVVAALVILLSTPYVVRNMPTDIFPDIDIPVVAMLWDYRGMTPQEIAYRIAGSVERSMNLIDGIEHTESVSIAGSAIIKVFFHPGTDIRTALAQVMAGANSAYRSIPAGVNPPQVIQYSAADLPLAQLSISSSTVPETEINDLVEKNVRSMMQSKRGVAVTRPYGGKSRQIAIDIDPAALLARGLTAADLVNAMGEQNLILPTGSIKIGDSEYDVTLNGAIANIASIGDIPVKTINGNTLLIKDVATVRDGAEVATTIARQNGERGIIESIFKVGRVSTLDVVAHARQSIAELSKLMPEGINMRLMFDQSLFVKAAIGNVLHEALIAAALTAAMLLLFLGNWRTTCIIAVSIPLSILVSLIALFLLGETINLMTMGGLALAVGILVDDATVEIENVERQMLLGKNPQQAILDGAAEIAMPALVSTLCICIVFMPMFFLTGVSRSLFVPMAEAVIFAMLASYILSRTLVPTLVMFVMREHRRPPRLEQAAQVNVFQRIHQRFETGFERFRGHYLVVISHLLKQRLAYGAVMLAFCLASLALLPLLGQDLFPPVDTGQLRLHVRAASGSRLEEMPKLIDEVEDAIRAEIPASELQDILDIIGGPYSTRNTLFGNSGTVETADTEIMIALRPEHQTPSAEYVKRLRAGLPERFPGIEFFFHPADQVSQTLNFGVPAPIDIQFMGGKPEAVLPLVVELNNRLRQIPGIVDAHVYQRPHKPSLHLEMNRTQLQQLGLTARNVAQSLLLTLSGSMQTTPTYWLNPDNGFTVNIGVMGNPLSLDNLDILMRTPVAGQDNGKPQLLGNLVTVKRSVQPAAVTHYNTDNVFNVYASVEDRDLGAVAGQIAKLVEEYRERLPRGAQIAVRGQIQTLESSFTGLATGLAVAIVLLYLLLVVNFQSWLDPAIIVSGLPAALAGVAWLLFLTGTTLSIPALTGSIMVMGVSTANSILVVSFARTRLAAGVPPVTAALEAAATRLRPVLMTAFAMIAGTLPMALGWGEGGEQNAPLGRAVIGGLSFATVSTLLFVPLVFAAVHHRLKLRRRLSFSSLIQPAQP from the coding sequence ATGTGGATAGTCCAAATCGCCCTGCGTCGGCCTTATACCTTTGTAGTTGCAGCCTTGGTGATTCTGTTGTCGACTCCCTATGTGGTTCGGAACATGCCGACCGACATCTTTCCAGACATCGATATTCCGGTCGTGGCCATGCTTTGGGATTACAGAGGCATGACGCCTCAGGAAATCGCCTACAGGATTGCCGGTTCGGTCGAACGCAGCATGAATTTGATCGATGGCATAGAACACACCGAATCGGTTTCGATCGCCGGTTCGGCCATCATCAAGGTATTTTTTCATCCGGGCACCGACATCCGTACGGCATTGGCGCAGGTGATGGCCGGGGCCAACTCGGCCTATCGTTCGATACCGGCCGGCGTCAATCCGCCGCAGGTCATACAGTATTCGGCGGCGGACTTGCCGCTGGCGCAATTGAGCATTTCCAGCAGTACAGTGCCCGAAACGGAAATCAATGATTTGGTCGAAAAAAACGTGCGCAGCATGATGCAGTCCAAGCGCGGCGTGGCGGTAACCAGGCCCTATGGCGGGAAAAGTCGGCAGATCGCCATCGACATCGATCCGGCGGCACTGCTGGCGCGTGGCTTGACCGCGGCCGATTTGGTCAACGCGATGGGCGAACAGAATCTGATTCTACCGACGGGTAGCATCAAGATTGGTGATTCGGAATACGACGTGACGCTGAATGGAGCGATCGCCAATATAGCCAGCATCGGCGATATTCCGGTCAAGACGATCAATGGCAATACCCTGTTGATCAAGGATGTCGCGACGGTTCGAGACGGTGCCGAAGTGGCTACCACCATTGCCCGGCAAAACGGCGAACGCGGAATTATCGAATCTATTTTCAAGGTGGGTCGGGTTTCTACCCTGGATGTCGTGGCGCATGCCAGGCAATCGATCGCCGAATTATCAAAGCTGATGCCGGAAGGCATCAATATGCGCCTGATGTTCGACCAATCGTTGTTCGTCAAGGCCGCCATCGGCAACGTGTTGCACGAGGCCTTGATCGCCGCGGCGTTGACCGCGGCCATGTTGTTGCTGTTTTTGGGCAATTGGCGTACCACTTGCATCATCGCGGTATCGATTCCCTTGTCCATTCTGGTTTCGCTGATTGCCTTGTTTCTGTTGGGGGAAACCATCAATTTGATGACCATGGGTGGTTTGGCGCTGGCGGTCGGCATTTTGGTGGATGACGCCACGGTGGAAATCGAGAACGTCGAGCGGCAGATGTTGCTGGGTAAAAATCCGCAGCAGGCGATACTGGATGGGGCGGCCGAAATCGCGATGCCCGCGCTGGTATCGACCTTATGTATTTGCATCGTGTTCATGCCGATGTTCTTTCTAACCGGGGTTTCCCGTAGTCTGTTCGTGCCAATGGCGGAAGCGGTCATATTCGCGATGCTGGCATCGTACATATTGTCCAGAACCTTGGTGCCGACCTTGGTGATGTTCGTGATGCGCGAGCATCGTCGGCCACCTCGGCTGGAACAGGCGGCGCAAGTTAATGTGTTTCAACGCATCCATCAGCGCTTTGAAACCGGTTTCGAGCGGTTTCGCGGGCATTATTTGGTTGTGATCAGTCATCTGCTGAAACAAAGACTGGCTTACGGCGCGGTCATGCTGGCTTTCTGCCTGGCCTCTTTGGCGTTGCTGCCGTTACTGGGGCAGGATTTGTTTCCTCCGGTCGATACCGGCCAGCTGCGTTTGCACGTGCGGGCCGCGTCCGGAAGCCGTTTGGAAGAAATGCCCAAGCTGATCGATGAAGTTGAAGACGCGATCCGGGCGGAAATCCCGGCCAGCGAATTGCAGGATATTCTGGATATCATCGGTGGGCCTTATAGCACGCGCAATACCTTGTTCGGCAACAGCGGCACGGTGGAAACGGCGGATACGGAAATCATGATCGCGCTGCGGCCCGAGCATCAAACGCCAAGCGCGGAATACGTCAAGCGCTTGCGCGCCGGACTGCCGGAGCGTTTTCCCGGCATCGAATTTTTCTTCCATCCGGCCGATCAAGTCAGTCAAACCTTGAACTTCGGCGTTCCCGCGCCGATCGACATTCAGTTCATGGGGGGCAAGCCGGAAGCTGTTTTGCCGCTGGTGGTGGAACTCAACAACCGTTTGCGGCAGATTCCCGGCATCGTCGATGCCCACGTCTATCAACGTCCACACAAGCCGTCCCTGCATCTGGAAATGAACCGTACCCAATTGCAACAGCTGGGCCTGACCGCGCGCAACGTTGCCCAGAGCCTGTTATTGACCTTGAGCGGCAGCATGCAGACCACGCCCACTTATTGGCTAAACCCCGACAATGGCTTTACCGTGAACATTGGGGTGATGGGCAATCCGCTGAGTCTGGATAATCTGGATATATTGATGCGCACGCCGGTAGCGGGCCAGGATAACGGCAAACCGCAATTGCTCGGCAACCTGGTGACGGTAAAACGTAGCGTGCAGCCGGCGGCGGTGACGCATTACAACACCGATAATGTATTCAACGTGTACGCCAGCGTGGAAGACAGAGATCTTGGAGCCGTCGCCGGACAAATTGCAAAATTGGTCGAGGAATACCGTGAACGCTTGCCGCGGGGGGCGCAAATTGCGGTGCGTGGACAGATTCAAACCCTGGAGTCGTCGTTCACCGGGCTTGCAACCGGATTGGCGGTGGCCATCGTGTTGTTATATCTGCTGCTCGTGGTCAATTTTCAATCCTGGCTGGATCCCGCCATCATTGTCAGCGGCCTGCCGGCCGCGCTGGCCGGCGTTGCCTGGTTGTTGTTCCTGACCGGTACCACCCTCAGCATTCCGGCCTTGACCGGTAGCATCATGGTGATGGGCGTATCCACCGCCAACAGCATTTTGGTGGTTTCGTTCGCGCGCACGCGGCTGGCGGCCGGCGTGCCACCCGTTACGGCGGCATTGGAAGCGGCCGCCACACGCTTGCGGCCGGTATTGATGACCGCGTTCGCGATGATAGCCGGCACGTTGCCGATGGCGTTGGGCTGGGGCGAAGGCGGCGAGCAAAATGCACCGCTCGGCCGTGCCGTGATCGGCGGTTTATCGTTCGCGACAGTCTCGACGCTGTTGTTCGTGCCCCTGGTGTTCGCAGCCGTTCACCATAGGCTGAAATTGCGCCGTCGCCTTTCTTTTTCCAGTTTGATTCAACCCGCGCAACCATGA
- a CDS encoding efflux RND transporter periplasmic adaptor subunit: protein MTQQHPPFDLSLVDGTRNTLKLSRYVLSVLLLALLIAAGWRVYQMSRADRAVAQRTSAALTRSVITVQARPGLVSHRLVLPATLRGNLETPLYARTNGYLKVWHKTIGDRVTKGEVLAEIDVPELEYELAQARAERERAEARLRLARSTLDRWLSLRDSESLVEQEVEEKRGEFQQAEADLAAASANVKRLEQIQRYRLVTAPFTGVISRRTVDVGQLIGNGNQELFAITQTDPLRLTIWVPQIHADRVKPGQSVAVHLAGSRDTTALARVEHLAGALDAATRSLQVELTLDNRNGQWLPGAYVEANIELATNAQPLPVVPANTLVIDQQGVQVVVVNEQQQIRFQPVVLGRDFGREVEIVEGISLDDKLVANPSDLLVEGEVVKAVIAQADQNKRAQAGRD from the coding sequence ATGACTCAGCAACATCCTCCTTTCGATCTGTCACTCGTCGACGGTACTCGTAATACCCTCAAGTTGAGCCGGTATGTGCTTTCGGTATTGTTGCTGGCCTTGCTCATAGCGGCTGGCTGGCGCGTTTACCAGATGTCACGGGCTGATCGCGCCGTTGCGCAACGTACCTCGGCCGCACTGACTCGCAGCGTTATCACGGTTCAGGCCAGACCCGGCCTGGTATCGCACAGGTTGGTATTGCCGGCGACACTGCGCGGAAATTTGGAAACGCCTCTTTATGCCAGAACCAACGGTTATCTGAAAGTCTGGCATAAGACCATTGGCGACCGGGTGACAAAAGGCGAGGTTTTGGCCGAGATTGACGTGCCTGAACTGGAATACGAATTGGCGCAGGCGCGCGCCGAGCGCGAACGTGCCGAAGCGCGGCTGCGTCTGGCTCGCTCGACCCTTGATCGCTGGTTATCGTTGCGGGACAGCGAAAGCCTGGTGGAACAGGAGGTAGAAGAAAAACGCGGCGAATTTCAGCAGGCCGAGGCCGATCTGGCCGCTGCCAGCGCCAATGTCAAACGGTTGGAACAAATCCAGCGTTACCGCTTAGTCACGGCGCCGTTCACCGGAGTCATCAGTCGCCGCACCGTCGACGTGGGGCAGTTGATCGGCAATGGCAATCAGGAGTTGTTCGCCATCACGCAAACCGATCCGTTGCGTCTTACCATTTGGGTGCCGCAAATACATGCCGATCGAGTCAAGCCGGGACAATCGGTGGCCGTGCATCTGGCCGGCAGCCGTGACACCACGGCGTTGGCGCGGGTCGAGCACCTGGCGGGGGCGCTGGATGCCGCCACCCGTAGCCTGCAAGTCGAGTTGACGCTAGACAATCGTAATGGGCAATGGTTACCGGGGGCCTACGTCGAAGCGAACATTGAGCTTGCCACAAATGCTCAGCCTTTACCGGTCGTGCCGGCTAATACCCTGGTCATTGACCAGCAAGGCGTCCAGGTCGTCGTTGTAAATGAACAGCAGCAGATTCGTTTTCAACCGGTCGTGCTGGGGCGTGATTTCGGCAGGGAAGTCGAGATCGTCGAAGGCATTTCGCTGGACGACAAACTGGTTGCCAATCCTTCCGACTTATTGGTGGAAGGCGAGGTCGTCAAAGCCGTGATCGCGCAGGCAGACCAGAACAAACGCGCCCAAGCCGGACGCGACTGA
- a CDS encoding efflux transporter outer membrane subunit: protein MHIRLNRFRLLISTVALQAGCTLGPDYVRPEMPVPAEFKEAEGWKQAQPSDDRIHGEWWRLFGDSRLDTLEAQVAGANQSVLQAEAQYRQAQYWVQSSQSSLLPVAKLTASFNRFEAATGQNVAVAGVRNLFNQAVNIAWEPDLWGRVSREIESNIDIAQASAANLQALRLSIQATLADNYFQLKSLDEQKKILNETVESFAKTLKINQDRYQAGMLGKNDVAQAQAQLDSARAQAVAVDLHRAKLEHAIAVLLGKNPSELSLATMSLDNEPPPVPSVLPSELLERRPDIAAAERNVAAANAKIGVAKAAYFPTINLSATNGFQSTNADTLFTAARRYWSLGPAAAALTIFDGGRLNAQYKQAIADYDASVAAYRQTVLNGFQEVEDSLAATRVLAEQQQVLEQAAAAAEQALLLTQDRYRAGTISYLNVLASQTVALNNRLAAVQLRGQRFSNAVQLVKALGGGWQEGQLPTEDQVDGDRKWTEYLIFPVE, encoded by the coding sequence ATGCATATTCGTTTGAATCGTTTTAGGTTGCTGATAAGTACCGTAGCCTTGCAAGCCGGTTGCACGCTTGGCCCCGATTATGTCAGGCCAGAAATGCCGGTGCCGGCCGAATTTAAGGAGGCCGAGGGATGGAAACAAGCTCAACCCAGCGATGACAGGATACACGGGGAATGGTGGCGTCTATTCGGTGATTCGCGGCTCGATACGCTGGAAGCACAGGTGGCCGGCGCCAACCAGTCCGTACTGCAAGCCGAAGCGCAATACCGGCAGGCCCAGTATTGGGTGCAATCTTCCCAGTCATCGTTGCTGCCGGTCGCTAAATTAACCGCCAGCTTTAACCGTTTTGAGGCCGCTACCGGCCAAAATGTGGCGGTGGCCGGCGTCCGCAACCTGTTCAACCAGGCAGTCAATATCGCCTGGGAGCCCGATTTGTGGGGCAGGGTAAGCCGCGAAATAGAAAGCAATATTGATATTGCTCAAGCCAGCGCAGCCAATCTGCAGGCCTTGCGCTTGTCGATTCAGGCCACACTAGCGGACAATTATTTCCAGCTCAAATCCTTGGACGAGCAAAAAAAGATACTGAATGAAACGGTGGAATCTTTTGCCAAGACATTGAAAATCAATCAAGACCGCTACCAGGCCGGCATGCTCGGCAAAAACGACGTTGCCCAGGCCCAAGCACAATTAGATTCGGCGCGGGCGCAAGCCGTGGCCGTGGATTTACACCGCGCCAAATTGGAACATGCTATCGCGGTATTGCTCGGTAAAAACCCTTCCGAACTCAGCTTGGCTACGATGAGTTTGGATAACGAACCGCCTCCCGTTCCCAGCGTATTACCGTCCGAACTCCTTGAGCGGCGACCCGATATCGCCGCGGCCGAGCGCAACGTTGCTGCCGCGAACGCCAAAATCGGCGTGGCCAAGGCGGCTTATTTTCCGACCATCAATTTGTCGGCAACCAATGGGTTTCAATCAACTAATGCCGATACCTTGTTCACTGCCGCCAGACGCTATTGGTCTTTGGGGCCTGCCGCGGCGGCGTTGACAATATTCGACGGGGGTAGGCTGAACGCTCAATATAAACAAGCGATAGCCGATTACGACGCCAGCGTCGCGGCTTATCGTCAAACCGTGCTGAACGGCTTTCAGGAGGTCGAAGACAGTCTGGCGGCAACCCGCGTGCTGGCGGAGCAGCAGCAAGTGTTGGAACAGGCCGCCGCGGCAGCCGAACAAGCCTTACTGTTGACCCAGGATAGGTATCGTGCCGGAACGATTAGCTATTTGAACGTGCTGGCTTCGCAAACAGTGGCGCTGAATAATCGCCTGGCTGCCGTGCAGTTGCGCGGTCAGCGTTTTAGTAACGCAGTGCAGCTGGTTAAGGCACTCGGCGGCGGTTGGCAGGAGGGACAACTTCCGACAGAAGACCAGGTCGATGGAGACCGAAAATGGACGGAATATCTAATTTTTCCGGTCGAATGA
- a CDS encoding LysR substrate-binding domain-containing protein codes for MNFNQLELLRYLEETHFNLSKAGEKLNIVQSAASRQVQLLEEELGAPILLRTGKKIHGFTPLGLRVMEEVEQIDLARRNLQTIANDYRDNRTGALHIATTHTQAKYLLPEPIRKFRMQYPQIKIYMVQSSPGEIIDLLHHHKADIAICTEKLDADERLVITPCYDWHHVAIVPKNHPLTLGDIALKRLASFPLLTYSPGYTGYSNIEKAFKAAGLELDVTLAAADSEVIKTYVRLGLGVGIISSTCYEPQNDADLIALDLSHLIARSRTKIAYLKHMYLPSYLQYFIGELLAQSNRSNPEIAA; via the coding sequence ATGAATTTCAATCAACTCGAATTGCTTAGGTACCTGGAAGAAACCCATTTCAATCTTTCCAAGGCTGGCGAAAAATTGAATATCGTGCAATCGGCTGCCAGCCGGCAAGTTCAGTTATTGGAGGAAGAATTAGGCGCGCCAATTCTGCTGAGGACCGGCAAAAAAATTCACGGCTTTACCCCGCTCGGTCTGCGCGTCATGGAAGAAGTCGAGCAAATCGACCTGGCGCGCAGGAATCTGCAAACGATAGCCAACGATTATCGAGATAACCGCACCGGCGCATTGCATATTGCCACCACCCATACGCAGGCTAAATATTTGCTGCCGGAACCCATCAGGAAGTTTCGCATGCAATACCCGCAGATCAAAATCTACATGGTGCAATCGTCGCCGGGCGAGATCATCGACCTGTTGCATCACCACAAAGCCGACATCGCAATTTGCACCGAAAAATTGGATGCGGACGAACGGCTGGTCATTACCCCTTGTTACGATTGGCATCATGTCGCCATCGTCCCCAAGAACCATCCTCTTACCCTCGGCGATATCGCTTTAAAACGGCTCGCTTCTTTTCCGCTGCTGACCTATTCCCCCGGCTACACCGGTTACTCCAATATCGAAAAAGCCTTTAAAGCCGCAGGACTGGAACTGGATGTTACGCTGGCGGCGGCCGATTCCGAAGTCATCAAAACTTACGTGCGCCTGGGTTTGGGGGTAGGCATCATTTCCAGTACCTGCTACGAGCCCCAAAATGACGCTGATTTGATCGCCTTGGATTTGTCGCATTTGATTGCACGCTCGCGCACCAAAATCGCCTATTTGAAGCACATGTACCTGCCCTCCTATCTGCAATATTTCATCGGTGAACTGCTGGCTCAAAGCAACCGGTCGAATCCCGAAATCGCAGCGTAA